One Pseudomonadota bacterium DNA window includes the following coding sequences:
- a CDS encoding Na(+)/H(+) antiporter subunit B, protein MRPVIKPFHTPLTNYNPVFTQRKIDRIRHLFLTLVLLSIFWLLLSGHYDVFHLTIGLGCCLLVAYASGDFLFVYVGAGHTHLIFPRLLLYIPWHFYQIVLSNLHLAKLVFSPLNKLNPRMIPYQTRLTNGMALVTLANSITLTPGTITVDLIDQKMIIHAIDDKVVEDLQSGEMEARIEKVFLPMGPTNEHARAMLATEADNLIVKTIIRIFTPFIQLYALYVIAHGHYSPGGGFQGGVILAASIILLALAFGLRRTLTKVTEKLTAMLCSTGVFIYGGIGALCILLGGNLLDYAQLDGMLQVGIPQARSLGILGVEIGVGVAVMACMISIFVDIASAGELSGKRADASRALQTTEEKR, encoded by the coding sequence ATGAGGCCCGTGATTAAGCCCTTCCATACGCCGCTGACAAATTACAATCCGGTTTTCACTCAAAGAAAAATTGACCGGATCAGACATTTGTTCCTGACACTTGTTTTACTTTCAATCTTCTGGCTGCTGCTTTCCGGCCATTACGATGTTTTCCATCTTACAATCGGTTTAGGCTGCTGCCTTCTGGTCGCCTACGCCTCCGGCGACTTTCTTTTTGTTTATGTCGGAGCCGGCCATACGCATCTTATTTTTCCGCGCCTACTGCTTTATATCCCGTGGCATTTTTACCAGATCGTGCTTTCCAATTTACATCTGGCAAAACTGGTTTTTTCTCCCCTGAACAAACTGAATCCCCGCATGATTCCCTATCAGACCCGCCTGACTAACGGCATGGCCCTGGTTACCCTGGCCAACTCAATCACCCTGACCCCGGGCACTATAACCGTAGATCTGATTGACCAGAAAATGATCATTCACGCCATTGACGACAAGGTCGTCGAAGATCTTCAAAGCGGAGAGATGGAGGCACGGATTGAAAAGGTATTCCTGCCGATGGGCCCCACCAACGAACACGCCCGCGCCATGCTCGCCACGGAAGCCGACAATCTGATCGTCAAGACCATCATTCGAATATTCACTCCCTTCATTCAGCTTTACGCCCTGTACGTCATCGCTCACGGCCATTATTCTCCCGGGGGCGGCTTTCAGGGGGGTGTGATTCTGGCGGCCAGCATCATACTGCTGGCTTTGGCCTTCGGGCTGCGTCGAACCCTTACCAAGGTTACGGAAAAGCTGACTGCCATGCTCTGCAGCACTGGGGTTTTCATTTATGGAGGCATCGGCGCTCTGTGCATTTTACTGGGCGGAAACCTGCTGGATTACGCCCAGCTTGACGGCATGCTCCAGGTCGGCATTCCACAGGCCCGATCACTGGGTATACTCGGAGTTGAAATCGGGGTCGGGGTCGCGGTCATGGCCTGCATGATCTCTATTTTTGTCGATATCGCAAGCGCCGGCGAACTTAGCGGCAAACGGGCCGACGCGTCGCGAGCTCTGCAAACGACCGAGGAGAAGCGCTGA
- a CDS encoding pH regulation protein F — protein MEVFFLGSSLFLCLLVVPCLYRAIVGPTIIDRMVAVGAIGTKTLIILVVIGFLYERVAMFIDISMVYAILNFVGTLAAARYFEGKGEI, from the coding sequence ATGGAAGTATTTTTCCTCGGCAGCAGCCTTTTTCTCTGCCTGCTGGTTGTTCCCTGTCTCTATCGAGCCATAGTCGGACCAACCATCATCGACCGCATGGTTGCAGTCGGTGCCATCGGCACCAAGACCCTGATAATTTTGGTTGTAATCGGCTTTCTTTACGAAAGAGTCGCCATGTTTATCGACATCAGCATGGTTTACGCCATCCTCAACTTCGTCGGAACCCTGGCGGCGGCCCGCTATTTTGAAGGCAAGGGGGAAATCTGA
- a CDS encoding monovalent cation/H(+) antiporter subunit G has translation MTIGNFATITLVCLGCFFFMTGAIGLVRFPDFYARMHATGKSDTLAVFLCLSGLAVHLGCNLDSLKLLLIAVFFFFANPTGTHAICRAAFRCGVKPWTNKERKS, from the coding sequence ATGACCATAGGAAATTTTGCAACCATCACCCTGGTCTGTCTGGGCTGTTTTTTCTTTATGACCGGCGCTATCGGTTTAGTGCGTTTTCCTGATTTCTACGCCCGCATGCATGCCACCGGTAAAAGTGATACCCTGGCTGTTTTTCTGTGCCTGAGCGGCCTCGCCGTTCATCTGGGTTGCAACCTTGACAGCCTGAAACTTTTATTGATTGCGGTCTTTTTCTTTTTCGCCAATCCGACCGGAACCCATGCCATCTGCCGAGCCGCCTTTCGCTGCGGGGTCAAACCCTGGACCAACAAGGAAAGAAAATCATGA
- a CDS encoding DUF4040 domain-containing protein: MIWQLDIVLLLFIVICALAAINLKDLLGAVIILGAYSFFMCLLWTEMGAVDVAFTEASVGAGIGTVLFIAAVNKTSRRSKD; encoded by the coding sequence ATGATCTGGCAGCTGGATATTGTTCTGCTTCTGTTTATCGTCATTTGTGCGCTTGCCGCCATCAACCTCAAGGATCTCCTGGGCGCGGTTATCATTCTCGGCGCCTACAGTTTTTTCATGTGTCTGCTCTGGACCGAAATGGGTGCCGTTGACGTGGCCTTCACCGAAGCTTCGGTGGGAGCCGGAATCGGCACCGTGTTGTTTATTGCGGCCGTCAATAAAACCTCACGGAGGTCAAAGGACTGA
- a CDS encoding NADH-quinone oxidoreductase subunit J yields MLEYILAKYNFWIYVVLMMIGLYAMMGKRNLVKKLIGMNIFQTSIILFFVSIGVKKGGATVPILKDFGHGHGEPLIRVADYLNPLPHVLMLTAIVVSIATTGVALATLILIYKRYQTLEEDEIMAIRKESSSYKTSGLES; encoded by the coding sequence ATGCTTGAATACATTCTGGCCAAATACAACTTTTGGATTTACGTGGTCCTGATGATGATCGGCCTTTATGCCATGATGGGCAAACGTAACCTGGTCAAAAAATTGATCGGCATGAATATCTTTCAGACCTCGATCATCCTTTTCTTTGTTTCGATCGGGGTCAAGAAAGGCGGCGCCACGGTTCCCATCCTGAAAGACTTCGGCCATGGCCATGGCGAGCCGTTAATCAGGGTTGCCGACTATCTTAACCCTCTGCCTCACGTCCTGATGCTGACCGCGATTGTCGTTTCCATCGCCACTACCGGCGTGGCCCTGGCCACCTTGATTTTGATTTATAAACGCTATCAGACGCTGGAAGAAGATGAGATCATGGCCATTCGCAAGGAGTCATCCTCCTACAAAACCTCAGGCCTCGAAAGTTGA